TTCTCCGAACTCTGTGGCAACTGCAATCTTGATCGATTGACGATCTATCAAGCCTGCAATACGAGTACCGGTGTTGTGCCGATTGAACTGCGTGTCCCCTAAGGTGGGATGGACTTGGAAATCATAACCACAGACCAAAGCAGCGATACTGGGGCTGCGCATCATCATCGGAATGACGTCTTGATCTGGCCAAAGGTATCGCCGGTCACGGTAAATCTGCATGAGCAGGTCAGTCGCTGCCTTCTCGATATAAGCGTCGTTCATGGCAAAAACACCAGATATAAGCTCTCAAGCTCAATTTAGCCCAATATGTAGTGTCTTCAAGGTGCAGCTAACGCAATATATGGGGTTTGGCGACGAACGGTAGGCTGCCTCGATGAGATCATGGGCAATGATCATCATGCTAACCATGTCCCACTTAGGCATGAAGGTATGCTCACCCGAAATTCGAACCAGTTGTTGGTGGGGAGGCTGGGTGCGATGTTCCGGACTAGCTCCCCGATTTAACGATGCTCCAGATCAGGTAGTTAGATCCAGAATCGACCACCCTGCTGCTTCCAGCGCGGCCCTTCGCTTCTCCCCGCTGCGTCCCTCTCCCAGGCTGCTCTGCCGTACAGCCAGACACAGCATGTGCGACGGCCTGGTCATCCCCACGTACATCAGCATCATGTCTCTCTTCGCCGTTACTTGGGGGCGTTTGGCAGCTGTTTTTTTGCCCTCAAGCCACGGCATGAGCTTCTTGATGAAATGGGTACCCCGGAAAGTTTCCAGAATCAGCGTCGCGGCATGAGTCTTGCCCTTCTCCGAGTGAATGGATGCCATTCGGATGTCGACGCCATCGCCACCATCCTGGAACCGGTAAGTATTAACCAGGGATCCGCCACTCTCTCCGACCTCAGTAGCCGCGGGAGCAGGCTCCCAGGCGAGATAACGATGGCCTTCGCTATGAATTGCATTTCCCTCGGCGTCATGGAGAGCAGCCGCCAGCATCAGGAGCTTCGGTGAGATTTCGTTGATCCAATCATGCTGCGTGACCTCGGATGGCACAAACAGGATCTGCCGGAGGCATTCGCGGTACTGTGCAAACGATTCAGGCTTGGTCGTGAGTTTCTCCTGTACCGCAGCTTGGCGTCGGCCCTTCAGTTGAACCAGGCTATATGGAAACGCCAACTCACCGAGGTTGGCCAGGCACGAAGCCAACAACTCAACAGCAGAAGAGGCGGTTGGCTCTTTCATGGCATAACGCCGGGCGATATGAGCACCTTCCGCGAACGTACGAGGCTTGAACGAGGCCTTCGTCGTATCAGATCGGTAGGATGGCCAGTAGTGCTCCAGAGCTTTCGGGTACTGGTTCGCCTTGAAGTTGTCCAGCCGGTGCACCGCCCCGACTGCGAATACACCAGCCTTACGGGATTCCGTCGACAGGTGCTTCAGCACTAACTTCCCGAATTCATCAAGTACATCAGTCGCATCGTCGTCGGGGAAAACGATGATCGTGTTAGGTGTGTTGTCCGGGGCCTGCGGAGCACGAAGCCCGATCAGGCCAGCCGTGATAGGGACATACGCAAACGGGTTGGCAATCGATGCAATGGCCTGATCAAACCGGAAGCTGCTCGCGATCTCCAACTGGCGCCCAGGGTCTGGGAATGGATCCTGGAGTGGCGCGGTCTTCTCAAAAATTTCTTGGTTTGGGTCGCCAACGCGAATGACGCGGACATCCGGATCATCGTGAGGAAAAATCCGATGCAGCACGTCCGCCTGGTCTGGCTGGGTGTCCTGCATCTCATCTATCAACACGCATGGGAAGCGCAGACGCAATGCACCGCCCACAGTCGGCTCCTGATCAAGCAACGCGTGGCCTAGTACGAACACTTCATCGAAACAGAAGTAACCAGCCTTGGCGGCTCCGCTCAGCGATTTCACGACACTCTTGTAGGTAGGAGTGTGTGGCGCAAATCCGATGTCTTCACCTCCGAGTGGATCATCGAAATCGGCAGACCGGACTCGCAAGCTGTGGAGGTTTTTGTGCTTCGCCTCGAAGGCAGCCTTTGCACCGAAATGCTCGCTGTTCGTCAGCCCCCTACGACGTGCCTTATGCGTGAGCTCATCGTCAATCGCCTGCAATGCAATCCCTTTAGAGCGTAACCACGGTGAAGCTAAGAATCGGCCGGTGAAACCATGGATGGTGTCGATATAGTGGGGGAAGCGCAGGAGCCGCTGGCCTACCTCAGTGTCACCGAGGCGTTTCTCGATCTCTTCCCGAGCTGCGTTGGTGTGAGAAAGCACGCAGATACCCTGCATACGGCTCTTCCAATGGCGAGCCAGGATGGCAAGTTTAGCCACGACCAGGGTGGTCTTGCCGCTCCCCGGGCAAGCCGCTACATCGATGGTATCCATGGACTTCAAGAAGTCACGACGGGGCTCGTCAAGCATCTCCAGCCCCATTAGCGTAATTACCCAGTCCACATCAGCGTCGGTGATGGGCGCTACCAGTTGGCTGAGCGTCATTCGGCGGACTCTTCCAGCGGATCAGTGGATCCTGCCAGCGCTGCTGGCACCATAAGGGGATGAGCCGGGCTGGAGGTTGTAGCCAAGGCTGAACCGCCGGTTGCATATTCGATCGCGTGGACGACATAGATCGGCAACTTCCCTCGCAGTGTAGTGGCATCCATCGAACCTTTTTCGAAACCCTGGTCAATGAAGTCGATCAGGTACTGGGCTGCGATCGCTTTTGACGCCCGATTGAAGAGTTTGTAGATCGCGGAGCAACGGGCTTCCTCGGTGGCATGGGTTGTCTGAATTTTTTCGAAGGCG
The genomic region above belongs to Pseudomonas poae and contains:
- a CDS encoding UvrD-helicase domain-containing protein, with amino-acid sequence MTLSQLVAPITDADVDWVITLMGLEMLDEPRRDFLKSMDTIDVAACPGSGKTTLVVAKLAILARHWKSRMQGICVLSHTNAAREEIEKRLGDTEVGQRLLRFPHYIDTIHGFTGRFLASPWLRSKGIALQAIDDELTHKARRRGLTNSEHFGAKAAFEAKHKNLHSLRVRSADFDDPLGGEDIGFAPHTPTYKSVVKSLSGAAKAGYFCFDEVFVLGHALLDQEPTVGGALRLRFPCVLIDEMQDTQPDQADVLHRIFPHDDPDVRVIRVGDPNQEIFEKTAPLQDPFPDPGRQLEIASSFRFDQAIASIANPFAYVPITAGLIGLRAPQAPDNTPNTIIVFPDDDATDVLDEFGKLVLKHLSTESRKAGVFAVGAVHRLDNFKANQYPKALEHYWPSYRSDTTKASFKPRTFAEGAHIARRYAMKEPTASSAVELLASCLANLGELAFPYSLVQLKGRRQAAVQEKLTTKPESFAQYRECLRQILFVPSEVTQHDWINEISPKLLMLAAALHDAEGNAIHSEGHRYLAWEPAPAATEVGESGGSLVNTYRFQDGGDGVDIRMASIHSEKGKTHAATLILETFRGTHFIKKLMPWLEGKKTAAKRPQVTAKRDMMLMYVGMTRPSHMLCLAVRQSSLGEGRSGEKRRAALEAAGWSILDLTT